In the Acidimicrobiales bacterium genome, one interval contains:
- a CDS encoding non-canonical purine NTP pyrophosphatase, producing MGDSAALPRLVIASANPHKVAEISLVMEGLAHLEPRPACVPDVVEDGDTLEANARLKAMAICEATGAAAVADDTGLEVDALGGAPGVHSSRYAADGGTGAEGDAAANTARLLGELAGVPAGRRTARFRTVALVRHPDGTELIATGTVEGHVIEEPAGDGGFGYDPVFVPVEGDGRTFAEMGDDKHAISHRGRAFRDLARRLDRS from the coding sequence ATGGGGGACTCTGCGGCGCTGCCCCGCCTGGTGATAGCCAGCGCAAATCCCCACAAGGTGGCCGAGATCAGCTTGGTCATGGAGGGTCTGGCCCACCTCGAACCCCGACCGGCCTGCGTGCCCGATGTGGTCGAGGACGGCGACACCCTGGAAGCCAACGCCCGCCTGAAGGCCATGGCCATCTGTGAAGCCACCGGAGCGGCCGCGGTGGCCGACGACACCGGTCTGGAGGTCGACGCCCTCGGTGGTGCGCCCGGCGTGCACTCGTCCCGCTACGCGGCGGATGGGGGTACCGGCGCCGAGGGCGACGCGGCGGCCAACACCGCTCGTCTACTCGGTGAACTAGCGGGCGTTCCGGCCGGTCGTCGGACGGCACGGTTCCGAACCGTGGCCCTCGTGCGGCACCCCGACGGCACCGAGCTGATCGCCACGGGCACCGTTGAGGGGCACGTCATCGAGGAACCGGCTGGTGATGGTGGCTTCGGCTATGACCCGGTGTTCGTACCCGTGGAGGGCGACGGTCGAACGTTTGCTGAGATGGGCGACGACAAGCACGCCATCTCACACCGTGGCCGGGCCTTTCGCGATCTGGCGAGGCGCCTAGATCGCTCCTGA
- the rph gene encoding ribonuclease PH — protein MSQSSPRPDGRADDELRPMSFERDFTEMAAGSCLVTFGRTRVLCTASVGDGVPPWLRNTNRGWVTAEYSMLPGSSPERIRRRTSGRDQEIQRLIARSLRAVVDLEAMPEMELTVDCDVLQADGGTRTASICGGFVALHDAFTRLVAAGDLPVSPIIEELAAISVGVVDGAPRLDLPYVEDSTAQVDFNVVMTGSGRFVEVQGTAEGQAFERSQLDALVDLATGGIADIVEAQRALLATPPATRT, from the coding sequence GTGTCCCAGTCCAGTCCCCGTCCCGACGGCCGTGCCGATGACGAACTCCGGCCTATGTCCTTTGAGCGGGACTTCACCGAGATGGCCGCCGGTTCGTGTCTGGTCACCTTCGGCCGCACCCGTGTGCTGTGCACCGCGTCGGTGGGTGACGGCGTGCCGCCATGGCTTCGGAACACCAACCGCGGCTGGGTGACCGCCGAGTACTCGATGCTTCCAGGGTCCAGCCCAGAACGCATCCGACGCCGTACCTCGGGGCGTGATCAGGAGATCCAGCGCCTCATCGCCCGCTCGCTGCGGGCCGTCGTCGACCTTGAGGCGATGCCCGAGATGGAACTCACCGTGGACTGCGACGTGCTCCAGGCCGATGGCGGCACCCGTACCGCGTCGATCTGTGGTGGTTTCGTTGCCCTTCACGACGCCTTCACCCGGCTGGTGGCCGCCGGCGACTTACCGGTTTCACCAATCATCGAGGAACTAGCCGCTATCTCGGTGGGCGTCGTCGACGGTGCCCCCCGGCTCGACCTGCCCTACGTCGAAGATTCCACGGCCCAGGTCGACTTCAACGTCGTCATGACCGGCTCGGGTCGTTTCGTCGAGGTACAGGGCACCGCCGAGGGTCAGGCCTTCGAACGCTCCCAACTCGATGCGCTCGTGGACTTGGCCACCGGCGGAATAGCCGACATCGTCGAGGCCCAGCGGGCCCTTTTGGCTACGCCGCCCGCCACCCGGACCTGA
- a CDS encoding EAL domain-containing protein — protein sequence MTELPAPPTSDSATPDVLDGLVDAAPTGSARLDETGRAVRVNAHWESTTGQPAEDALGDGWAADIDPDGRVDFLADLTRSLDNGTALRGRLRFLAADGSTRWVDLSTTPVTSGSSGGTGALLTVVDVSDEMDETRRAHELTRVLEATPDPVAVLDPSGEYVVWANDALQRHGAVTTSRTGEPVRILDLLDGWSQARYATAALPTVRSEGTWRGELRLVGDSGTVPISAILVTHRDEEGAVDAISVMGRDLTDLHAAQERVEASEIRLAALVEHASDLVCVIGEDGRIVYASPAVARILGSQAHELEGLDVTEVVHPDDVGMLGARAAEVVARPGMSPAAEARVAHAEGGWRHMEIVATNLLGNPAVAGVVVNARDVTERVEVAAQLEERAYHDELTGLPNRALLLDRLQDALHRAARHDRMVGVLFLDLDRFKVVNDSLGHGVGDDLLREAARRLERTIRPGDLVARLGGDEFVVVIADMVRTTDALAAAERVRTALARPVAFGADTTVMSASVGIAVAHGTETPADLLRDADTAMYRAKEGGRDRAVMFGAHLRAQAVRRHSVEQELRSALDEDRIEVHFQPVIRLADARVVGAEALARIRASSGELLQPAQFIDIAEDTGLIADLGARVLTIAVSRLAAWNERSQVSSGDEPLSMAVNVSARQLSDPMFPRLVASTLADNRVDPTHVALEFTESALIAANPVTGSVLGELTALGVRMGLDDFGTGFSSLAYLKRFPIDFLKIDRSFVAGLREDEVRDPVPAAERDGDDTAIVTGTIALAHSLGLRVVAEGVETDEQLRILRRLRCDQAQGFHFSEPVTDAEFDRFLGPGLTGADISQN from the coding sequence GTGACCGAGTTGCCCGCGCCCCCGACGTCTGATTCCGCGACACCTGACGTTCTCGACGGCCTGGTTGACGCGGCTCCGACAGGTTCGGCGAGGTTGGACGAGACGGGCAGGGCCGTCCGGGTGAACGCCCACTGGGAATCCACCACCGGCCAGCCCGCCGAAGATGCCCTGGGCGATGGCTGGGCCGCCGACATCGACCCCGACGGCCGGGTTGACTTCCTGGCCGATCTGACTCGTTCGCTAGACAATGGGACAGCACTGCGAGGTCGACTCCGGTTCCTGGCCGCCGATGGCTCCACCCGCTGGGTTGACCTGTCCACCACACCCGTGACTTCGGGTTCTTCCGGTGGCACGGGTGCTCTCCTGACCGTGGTCGACGTCTCCGACGAAATGGACGAGACTCGTCGGGCCCACGAGTTGACCCGAGTGCTGGAGGCCACACCCGATCCGGTGGCCGTACTCGACCCTTCAGGCGAATACGTGGTGTGGGCCAACGACGCCCTACAGCGCCACGGTGCCGTAACGACCTCCCGGACCGGTGAGCCGGTTCGCATCCTGGACCTGTTGGATGGTTGGTCCCAGGCTCGGTACGCCACCGCGGCGCTGCCCACAGTCCGGTCCGAGGGAACGTGGCGAGGCGAGCTCCGACTGGTGGGCGACAGCGGGACTGTGCCTATCTCGGCGATCCTGGTGACCCACCGCGACGAGGAAGGTGCCGTGGACGCCATCTCGGTCATGGGTCGCGATCTCACCGACCTGCACGCCGCCCAGGAACGCGTCGAAGCATCCGAGATCCGCCTGGCCGCCCTGGTCGAGCACGCATCGGACCTGGTGTGCGTGATCGGCGAGGACGGACGCATCGTCTACGCCAGCCCGGCAGTGGCCCGCATCCTCGGAAGCCAAGCTCACGAACTCGAGGGTCTGGACGTCACTGAAGTGGTCCACCCCGACGATGTCGGAATGTTGGGCGCCCGGGCCGCCGAGGTGGTGGCCCGCCCCGGAATGTCACCGGCCGCCGAGGCGCGAGTAGCCCACGCCGAGGGCGGCTGGCGCCACATGGAGATCGTGGCCACCAATCTGCTCGGCAATCCGGCGGTAGCCGGCGTGGTGGTCAACGCCCGGGACGTCACTGAACGAGTTGAGGTGGCCGCCCAGCTCGAGGAGCGGGCTTATCACGACGAGCTCACCGGGCTCCCTAACCGAGCCTTGCTGTTGGACAGACTTCAAGATGCGTTGCATCGAGCGGCCCGCCACGACCGGATGGTCGGCGTGCTGTTCTTGGACCTCGACCGATTCAAGGTGGTTAACGATTCCCTGGGCCACGGCGTCGGCGACGACCTGCTCCGGGAGGCTGCCCGACGCCTCGAACGGACCATCCGTCCCGGTGACCTAGTGGCCCGTCTTGGTGGCGACGAGTTTGTGGTGGTCATTGCCGACATGGTTCGGACCACTGATGCCCTGGCCGCCGCCGAACGGGTCCGAACCGCTCTGGCCCGCCCAGTGGCGTTCGGTGCCGACACCACTGTGATGTCGGCCAGCGTGGGCATAGCGGTGGCCCACGGCACCGAGACCCCGGCCGACCTGCTACGCGACGCCGACACCGCCATGTACCGGGCCAAGGAGGGTGGCCGCGACCGTGCGGTCATGTTCGGTGCCCACCTACGGGCCCAGGCGGTGCGCCGCCATTCGGTCGAGCAGGAGCTCCGCTCGGCACTCGACGAGGACCGAATCGAGGTTCACTTCCAGCCGGTGATTCGTCTGGCCGATGCCCGGGTGGTTGGCGCTGAGGCCCTCGCACGGATCCGGGCCTCGAGCGGCGAACTGCTCCAGCCGGCCCAGTTCATCGACATCGCCGAGGACACGGGACTCATTGCCGATCTGGGTGCCCGGGTGCTGACCATTGCCGTGAGTCGCCTCGCCGCGTGGAATGAGCGGTCCCAGGTGAGCTCCGGCGACGAGCCGCTATCGATGGCCGTCAACGTGTCGGCTCGTCAGCTGTCGGATCCGATGTTCCCCCGTCTGGTCGCATCCACGCTGGCTGACAACCGGGTCGACCCGACCCACGTGGCCCTCGAGTTCACCGAGAGTGCCCTGATTGCAGCTAATCCGGTGACCGGGTCGGTGCTCGGCGAGTTAACTGCCCTCGGCGTACGGATGGGCCTGGACGACTTCGGGACCGGGTTCTCGTCCCTGGCGTACCTCAAGCGATTCCCCATCGACTTCCTGAAGATCGACCGGTCCTTCGTGGCCGGTCTCCGAGAGGACGAAGTCCGTGATCCGGTGCCGGCAGCCGAACGGGACGGCGACGACACAGCCATCGTGACCGGCACCATTGCGCTGGCCCACAGCCTTGGTCTGCGGGTGGTAGCCGAAGGAGTGGAGACCGATGAGCAGCTCAGGATTCTCCGACGCCTGCGTTGCGACCAGGCCCAGGGCTTCCACTTTTCCGAACCGGTCACCGACGCGGAGTTCGATCGGTTCCTCGGACCGGGCCTGACTGGCGCGGACATCTCCCAGAACTGA
- a CDS encoding alpha/beta hydrolase has translation MVETDLGPVQVAREGDGPRVLSIHGSPGGFDQGLVWAQRLRTGGCQLIAPSRPGYLRTPLDSGRSPSEQADLYASMLDALHIDKVTILGISSGGPSAVHFAARHPNRTKALLLDAAVLLPISPVSNAIERAIFESGAGVWLSCQIAKRWPRLTAAFVVDVLSAGLSKDRKRDAVDWITSSPARLDCVVELPASLAPRRFRKSGQRNDESNEINLEPLPFAEVTAPTLIVQGNNDAFPLIDHAISAASKIPDAELMFVEEGHHGLPWCRHIDAVARRQLELSLA, from the coding sequence ATGGTCGAAACTGACCTTGGGCCAGTCCAGGTCGCCCGAGAAGGCGATGGACCCAGAGTGTTGAGCATCCACGGTTCGCCCGGTGGGTTCGACCAGGGCCTGGTCTGGGCCCAACGCCTGCGCACCGGCGGCTGCCAACTGATCGCTCCGTCACGACCCGGGTATCTCCGGACACCACTTGATTCCGGTCGAAGTCCGTCCGAACAGGCCGACCTATACGCATCAATGCTCGACGCCCTCCACATCGACAAGGTGACGATCCTGGGCATCTCGTCAGGCGGCCCGTCGGCAGTCCATTTCGCCGCCCGACATCCAAATAGAACCAAAGCGCTGCTTCTTGACGCAGCCGTACTGTTGCCGATCTCCCCAGTGAGCAACGCGATCGAGCGAGCGATCTTTGAGTCCGGTGCCGGGGTCTGGCTCTCATGTCAGATAGCGAAAAGGTGGCCAAGGCTGACGGCGGCATTCGTGGTTGACGTTCTGTCAGCCGGGCTGAGCAAGGACCGCAAACGGGATGCAGTGGATTGGATCACTTCCAGTCCGGCACGACTCGACTGTGTTGTTGAACTCCCCGCCTCCCTCGCACCGAGGAGATTTCGAAAGTCTGGGCAGAGGAACGATGAATCAAATGAGATCAACCTTGAGCCACTCCCCTTCGCCGAGGTGACGGCGCCAACGCTTATCGTCCAAGGCAACAACGATGCCTTTCCTCTCATCGACCACGCCATCAGCGCTGCCAGCAAGATTCCTGATGCCGAGTTGATGTTCGTCGAAGAGGGCCATCACGGATTGCCTTGGTGTCGACACATTGACGCAGTTGCTCGGCGGCAACTCGAACTCTCGCTCGCCTAG
- a CDS encoding aminotransferase class III-fold pyridoxal phosphate-dependent enzyme — protein sequence MIDDQRAASYAFIPSTDVPPVVERAEGCTLFFADGREVIDAGGGAIAVNIGHGRSEVADAVAEATRRVSYVIPPWVTEERVALVELLRNRWLPPELTRVGFTSGGSESVDTAIRLAITHFTSVGQPQRRKVIGREASYHGVTLASLAVGGHRARRSGFEQVLVDHPRMPNFDTEGLVRVIETEGPETIAAVIAEPVIGATAGALIPPDDWWPDVRTICDDHGILLITDEVMTGFGRTGRKFGIDHWDVVPDILVGGKGLSGGYAPLGGVVATDQVVTPIAEAGRGLMFFTYSAHSAACAAGIAALTILEDEDLVAASTKKGADFLERLRLLEAHPNVTEVRGLGLMIGIELTANPVTGDSVSESSGGLGARVVAEALRRGVWVYPAGDGHVPDALLIGPPFTITDVEMDRVVTVVTESITTVCGV from the coding sequence GTGATCGACGACCAACGTGCTGCCTCCTACGCGTTCATCCCCTCCACTGACGTCCCCCCGGTCGTCGAGCGGGCCGAGGGCTGCACACTCTTTTTCGCCGACGGACGCGAGGTCATCGATGCTGGTGGGGGAGCCATTGCCGTCAACATCGGGCACGGACGCTCCGAGGTGGCCGATGCTGTAGCCGAAGCCACCCGACGGGTGTCGTACGTGATCCCGCCGTGGGTGACGGAGGAACGTGTCGCCCTGGTCGAACTGCTCCGTAACCGCTGGCTGCCGCCAGAGTTGACCCGGGTGGGCTTCACCAGCGGAGGATCCGAATCAGTCGACACGGCCATCCGGCTGGCCATCACCCACTTCACGTCAGTCGGACAACCTCAACGCCGCAAGGTCATCGGCCGAGAAGCTTCCTACCACGGGGTGACCCTTGCCTCCCTCGCCGTCGGCGGCCACCGGGCCCGCCGGTCCGGGTTCGAACAGGTGCTCGTTGACCATCCACGGATGCCGAACTTCGATACCGAGGGTCTGGTCAGGGTGATTGAGACTGAGGGGCCGGAGACAATCGCCGCGGTGATCGCTGAGCCGGTCATCGGAGCCACGGCGGGCGCCCTGATCCCCCCCGATGACTGGTGGCCCGACGTTCGGACGATCTGTGATGATCACGGGATCCTGCTGATCACAGATGAGGTCATGACCGGCTTTGGGCGTACCGGCCGGAAGTTCGGCATCGACCACTGGGATGTCGTGCCCGACATCCTGGTGGGCGGCAAGGGCCTATCCGGCGGCTACGCGCCGCTCGGCGGGGTAGTCGCCACCGACCAGGTGGTCACACCCATCGCCGAGGCCGGTCGTGGCCTGATGTTTTTCACCTATTCGGCCCACTCGGCGGCCTGTGCGGCCGGTATCGCCGCATTGACAATCCTTGAGGACGAGGACCTGGTGGCGGCCAGTACCAAGAAGGGCGCCGACTTCTTGGAACGGCTGCGCCTCCTGGAGGCCCATCCCAACGTCACCGAGGTGCGGGGCCTAGGACTGATGATCGGTATTGAGCTGACGGCCAACCCAGTGACCGGTGATTCCGTCAGCGAGTCGTCAGGCGGGCTGGGCGCCCGGGTGGTAGCCGAGGCCCTGCGGCGCGGCGTGTGGGTCTATCCGGCGGGGGACGGCCACGTGCCCGATGCCCTGCTCATCGGACCGCCGTTCACCATCACGGACGTCGAGATGGACCGGGTGGTCACCGTGGTGACCGAGTCGATCACCACCGTCTGTGGCGTCTGA
- a CDS encoding Zn-dependent alcohol dehydrogenase, translated as MRAAVLHGVGEPLTIEDVKLDNPWPHEVVVRTAACGVCRSDLHFIEGHYGTDLPVVLGHEAAGVVEAVGSEVTYVQPGDRVITCMSVFCGRCADCTGGRPYLCTSPDVRRGPDDPSRLTLDGERVAQLYELSAYAEQMLVHENATVKVRDEMPLDRAALIGCAVMTGFGAVVNTARVSPGATVAVIGCGGVGLSAVNAAAITGAGRIIAVDVAEAKLSLASLVGATDVVDASRENPVEAVLELTAGGVDFSFEALGRRETAEQSFQMLRSGGTATVIGMVPEGQMMEVEAAKLLEEKSLQGSNMGSNRFRVDMPLLVEHYLEGRLLLDEVTARHIHLDEVDEAFHEMRTGGLGRSIVVFDGTRRGGFTR; from the coding sequence ATGAGAGCAGCGGTGCTCCACGGGGTGGGTGAACCGCTCACCATCGAAGACGTCAAGTTGGACAACCCGTGGCCGCACGAGGTGGTCGTACGGACGGCCGCCTGTGGCGTCTGTCGTAGCGATCTGCACTTCATCGAGGGCCACTACGGCACTGACCTCCCTGTCGTCCTAGGTCACGAGGCCGCGGGTGTTGTCGAGGCTGTTGGGTCTGAGGTGACCTACGTGCAGCCCGGCGACCGGGTCATCACCTGCATGTCGGTGTTCTGCGGACGCTGCGCCGATTGCACCGGTGGCCGCCCCTATCTGTGTACGAGCCCGGACGTGCGCCGTGGCCCCGATGATCCGTCTCGGCTGACTCTCGACGGCGAACGGGTCGCTCAACTCTACGAACTGTCCGCATACGCAGAGCAGATGCTGGTACACGAGAACGCCACAGTGAAGGTACGTGACGAGATGCCACTGGATCGGGCGGCTCTCATCGGCTGCGCCGTGATGACTGGTTTCGGTGCCGTCGTCAACACCGCTCGAGTGTCTCCGGGTGCCACCGTGGCGGTAATCGGTTGTGGCGGCGTCGGTCTTTCGGCGGTTAATGCCGCCGCTATCACCGGCGCTGGACGGATCATCGCCGTCGACGTGGCCGAAGCCAAACTGAGCCTGGCCAGCTTGGTGGGCGCTACCGACGTGGTCGACGCCTCTCGGGAGAACCCGGTCGAGGCCGTCCTGGAGCTGACCGCGGGCGGGGTCGACTTCTCGTTTGAGGCATTGGGTCGCCGTGAGACAGCGGAGCAGTCGTTCCAGATGTTACGTAGTGGCGGCACCGCAACGGTGATCGGCATGGTGCCCGAAGGCCAGATGATGGAGGTCGAGGCGGCCAAGCTCCTCGAGGAAAAATCACTCCAAGGTTCCAATATGGGCTCGAACCGGTTCCGGGTGGACATGCCGCTACTCGTCGAGCACTACCTCGAGGGGCGCCTCCTCCTCGACGAGGTGACTGCCCGGCACATCCACCTCGACGAGGTGGATGAGGCCTTCCACGAGATGCGTACCGGTGGCCTTGGCCGCAGCATCGTCGTGTTCGATGGGACTCGTAGGGGAGGCTTCACCCGTTAA
- a CDS encoding alpha/beta hydrolase, with amino-acid sequence MPEPKMRWSERLRTDLGRRAAVINTERGHVEVAREGYGTPVLVIHGGPGGFDQGLMYSRHLRDNGCELVALSRPGYLRTPLSSGRTPTEQADLYAAVLDALKIDRITVLGYSAGGPSALHFAARHPSRVRSLLLDSAVLDHYDSSESLVERLSLFSTFGAWFWHTVGHRWPKVATSVLIDSTTTGLDKVQRRAAVEWIMTDQERVESVQEMLTSFAPWKLRRAGFDNDVDNEDPLAPLPIAEITCPTMITHGMNDGAVPVELAIRASESLKSAELVLIDEGHHLLPVARHFEAAMERRLEFVHSDN; translated from the coding sequence ATGCCTGAGCCCAAGATGCGCTGGTCCGAGAGGCTGCGGACTGACCTGGGTCGCCGCGCGGCCGTCATCAACACGGAGCGCGGTCACGTAGAGGTCGCCCGAGAAGGCTACGGAACTCCTGTGCTGGTGATTCACGGCGGCCCCGGCGGTTTCGATCAGGGGTTGATGTACAGCCGCCACCTCCGCGACAACGGGTGCGAGCTCGTCGCCCTGTCTCGTCCCGGCTATCTACGCACGCCGCTCTCGTCGGGTCGAACGCCGACCGAGCAGGCCGACCTGTACGCGGCCGTACTCGACGCCTTGAAGATCGACCGAATCACAGTGCTCGGCTACTCCGCAGGCGGCCCATCAGCGCTACATTTCGCGGCCCGCCACCCCAGTCGGGTCAGGTCGCTACTCCTCGATTCGGCGGTACTAGACCACTACGACTCATCAGAAAGCCTGGTCGAGCGGTTGTCGCTCTTCTCGACCTTTGGTGCGTGGTTCTGGCACACGGTGGGCCATCGCTGGCCGAAGGTTGCAACGTCCGTGCTCATCGACAGCACCACTACAGGCCTCGACAAGGTCCAGAGGCGAGCAGCAGTGGAGTGGATCATGACTGACCAGGAGCGGGTCGAGTCTGTTCAGGAGATGTTGACCTCGTTCGCACCGTGGAAGCTACGGCGAGCAGGGTTCGACAACGACGTAGACAACGAAGACCCTCTGGCACCACTGCCGATCGCAGAAATCACGTGCCCGACCATGATCACCCACGGGATGAATGACGGTGCAGTCCCCGTGGAACTCGCCATACGGGCGAGCGAGTCCCTCAAGAGTGCAGAACTCGTACTGATCGATGAAGGTCATCACCTCCTGCCTGTCGCTCGGCACTTCGAGGCGGCAATGGAACGGCGCCTCGAGTTCGTTCACTCCGACAACTGA
- a CDS encoding M67 family metallopeptidase has product MGDDRPEILTLTSDVHAAMVDRALTQMPAEACGLFTGAPGTLHVDGYHPMANKAGPDEAWKLYVLDGQEMLDVEAEADSAGRAVLGVMHSHTHTTAYPSPTDVADAGRFDPFGSWIFVIVSLKHPDPTLRAYRILDGGITEVPVETESLIVS; this is encoded by the coding sequence ATGGGAGACGACCGGCCGGAGATCCTGACGCTGACCAGCGACGTGCATGCGGCGATGGTCGATCGGGCCCTGACGCAGATGCCCGCCGAAGCCTGCGGTCTGTTCACCGGTGCGCCCGGCACACTGCACGTCGACGGCTACCACCCAATGGCCAACAAGGCTGGTCCCGACGAGGCATGGAAGCTCTACGTATTGGACGGCCAGGAGATGCTCGACGTCGAAGCTGAGGCTGACTCGGCGGGCCGGGCCGTGCTCGGCGTCATGCACAGCCACACCCACACCACCGCCTATCCGTCGCCCACCGATGTTGCTGACGCTGGCCGGTTCGACCCTTTCGGGTCGTGGATCTTCGTGATCGTGTCGCTCAAACATCCCGATCCGACGCTACGGGCCTACCGGATTCTGGACGGCGGCATCACCGAGGTGCCCGTCGAGACCGAAAGCCTGATTGTCTCCTAG
- a CDS encoding CoA transferase gives MTSRPLDGIRIVDLTHVLAGPYCSYQLGLLGADVIKVEPLSGDLVRPWRGTREQVMSGMGTGFMAQNAGKRSLSVDISQPEGSDLVLELAAGADVFLENYRPGSLARHGLGYDDVAAVNDTVVYASISAFGQTGPHGHRPGFDDVIQGTSGFMATNKRDRGPVRTGGPVLDYATGMHATSAILAALMLRNQTGERQRVDVAMQDVTMLLVNYDTTAASQHGGVSELNEDIEAPMLGRFATADGYVMLAGYLPRHWQAIAAAIGLDELTDVEFEDLFARSDEIQALVEARLLERTTDEWDRIFAEAGAVGGGVRELAETFASGQPDARGITEPLHTPVGEIHVTTNGYRINDQAWGPRSSVPMLGEHSRDLLGELGHDDAAIDALITDGVIRQHDA, from the coding sequence ATGACTTCCCGTCCACTCGACGGCATCCGGATCGTCGATCTCACTCATGTTCTCGCCGGGCCGTACTGCTCGTACCAGCTCGGCCTGCTCGGCGCCGACGTGATCAAGGTCGAGCCTCTCTCCGGCGATCTTGTCCGCCCGTGGAGGGGTACCCGGGAGCAGGTTATGTCCGGCATGGGCACCGGGTTCATGGCCCAGAACGCCGGCAAACGCAGCCTGTCGGTCGACATCTCCCAGCCCGAGGGGAGCGACCTCGTCCTCGAACTGGCCGCTGGCGCCGACGTGTTTCTCGAGAATTACCGTCCCGGCTCGCTCGCCCGCCACGGCCTCGGCTACGACGACGTCGCTGCGGTGAACGACACGGTCGTGTACGCCTCGATCTCAGCGTTCGGCCAGACCGGACCGCACGGCCACCGCCCGGGGTTCGACGATGTCATCCAGGGGACATCCGGCTTCATGGCCACGAACAAGCGCGACCGGGGCCCGGTCCGTACCGGTGGCCCGGTACTCGACTATGCGACCGGCATGCACGCAACCTCCGCGATCCTGGCCGCGCTGATGCTGCGCAACCAGACCGGCGAGCGCCAGCGAGTGGACGTCGCGATGCAGGACGTCACCATGCTGCTCGTCAACTACGACACCACTGCCGCCTCTCAACACGGCGGCGTCTCCGAACTGAACGAGGACATCGAAGCCCCCATGCTCGGGCGGTTCGCTACCGCCGACGGTTACGTGATGCTCGCGGGCTACCTACCCCGTCACTGGCAGGCCATCGCCGCTGCTATCGGTCTCGATGAACTCACCGACGTGGAGTTCGAAGACCTCTTCGCCCGCAGCGACGAAATTCAAGCCCTCGTCGAGGCCCGTCTCCTGGAGAGAACCACCGACGAATGGGACCGAATCTTCGCTGAAGCTGGTGCGGTCGGCGGCGGCGTCCGCGAGCTCGCCGAAACCTTCGCCTCCGGCCAGCCCGACGCCCGCGGCATCACCGAACCGCTCCACACACCGGTCGGCGAAATCCACGTCACCACCAACGGCTACCGGATCAACGACCAGGCCTGGGGCCCTCGCTCCAGCGTGCCGATGCTCGGCGAACACTCCCGCGACCTGCTCGGCGAACTCGGCCATGACGACGCCGCCATCGACGCCCTCATTACCGACGGCGTGATCCGCCAGCACGATGCCTGA
- the smpB gene encoding SsrA-binding protein SmpB yields MADEIDRTVASNRRARHEYDLLDSWEAGLVLRGSEVKSIRGAKVQIAEAFGREDKGELWLVGMHVPPYAMSGGESMGHDPDRPRKLLLHRAEIRRIIERMNLEGLTLVPLKLYFKGGNAKVEVALARGRKLHDKRQALARKEADREADRAMGAVRRR; encoded by the coding sequence GTGGCAGACGAAATCGACCGCACGGTCGCCTCTAACCGCCGGGCCCGGCACGAGTACGACCTCCTTGATTCGTGGGAGGCGGGTCTCGTCCTGCGCGGTAGCGAGGTGAAGTCGATCCGGGGTGCCAAGGTCCAGATCGCCGAAGCGTTCGGACGCGAGGACAAGGGCGAGCTTTGGCTAGTCGGCATGCACGTGCCGCCGTACGCCATGAGCGGCGGTGAGTCCATGGGCCACGACCCCGACCGGCCCCGCAAGTTGCTGTTGCACCGCGCCGAGATCCGCCGCATCATCGAGCGCATGAACCTCGAGGGTCTCACACTGGTGCCACTCAAGCTCTACTTCAAGGGTGGCAACGCCAAGGTCGAGGTAGCCCTGGCGCGAGGCCGCAAGCTGCACGACAAGCGCCAGGCGCTGGCCCGCAAGGAGGCCGACCGCGAGGCCGACCGGGCCATGGGGGCCGTACGCCGGCGTTGA